Genomic segment of candidate division WOR-3 bacterium:
TTCATCCATTTGTAGAATCTCAAGCAAAGGTAGATAAGTACCTACTACACCGATGTCGGTCTTAGGCGGTTCTGGTTTAATTTTTTTATTTATCGGGCATACCTCCTGACAGGTTGTGCAACCATATAAACGATTTGACCAGACGCACGCAATATCATTCGGGATTGTGTCAAGATAATTGGTCAAACTCTGGATACATTTCTTTCTATCAATCACATAAGGTTCTATTATTGCTTTAGTTGGACAGGCATCAATACATTTCCGGCATCCTCCACAATCAACATTCAATGGCTCATCAGGTTCTAATTCAAGGTCGGTTATTATCTCACCCAAAACAATCCAGGAACCATAAATTGGGTTGATTATTATGCTGTGTTTTCCATAATAACCGATTCCACTTCTCTGTGCTATGGGTTTTTCTGCAATCGGACCACAGGAATGCACCGCAACATTTGCCTTATATTTTTTCTTTAATATCCCGGCAAGTTTCTTTAATCTTTTTTTCAATTCCTTATAGTAGTTGCGTTGGGTATAACGGGCAACGAGTCCATAAGGGCTTCCGGGTGTAGAAGGATCTGTTTCCTCGGGCGTAAGATAGAATAAAAACGAACTTATTATTGATTTTGCTTCAGGTAATATAAATCTTGGATTGCAGAACTCATTGATATCTCTCTCTGACCAGTATTTATCATTGAGGAACAAACCATTTTCACGCTGTTTTTTTATCTCTGCAGATTCTTTTTTAAATGGCGCAGCAGAAGTAAATTTAACTTCTATTCCTAATTCTTTTGCCCACTCTCTTATTTCTTTATTAAGAGACATATCTGTATCTGCCCAGTTTATTGGGCTTATCAAAAAATTTTGGAATTTTTAAACTCTATTTCAGAAGAATACCTAATGGGAAGAAGACAAGATAACCGAGCACTAATAATATTGGTGCGAGCACTATATCGCCGTTCCTTAAAAGTATAAAGCCTATTATCAATGAAACAAGCCCGGCACCAAAAAGTAAATAATTCTTGTTTGTAAATTTGACTTCAACCAGTGCCTCAGGTTTTTTCTCTTTTTTTTCTTTCTTTTCCTTTTTTGCCATAAAGACCTCCGTTATTCGATCCTTAGTTCTGTCAATTTTAAAAATTCACCATTTTTTATGGTTTTGATGT
This window contains:
- the queG gene encoding tRNA epoxyqueuosine(34) reductase QueG, producing the protein MSLNKEIREWAKELGIEVKFTSAAPFKKESAEIKKQRENGLFLNDKYWSERDINEFCNPRFILPEAKSIISSFLFYLTPEETDPSTPGSPYGLVARYTQRNYYKELKKRLKKLAGILKKKYKANVAVHSCGPIAEKPIAQRSGIGYYGKHSIIINPIYGSWIVLGEIITDLELEPDEPLNVDCGGCRKCIDACPTKAIIEPYVIDRKKCIQSLTNYLDTIPNDIACVWSNRLYGCTTCQEVCPINKKIKPEPPKTDIGVVGTYLPLLEILQMDEKTYRNKYKDNQISARWINFEAIKRNALIALGNIKDKKTIDLIKKFTNSGNGILRETAAWALSQF